The Anguilla anguilla isolate fAngAng1 chromosome 4, fAngAng1.pri, whole genome shotgun sequence genome has a window encoding:
- the arhgap28 gene encoding rho GTPase-activating protein 28 isoform X1 codes for MEMKDSGSVILTAYHSYSPPRIQLVEDGFAQPLFPVHSTLNRKVRYQGSKRMSSPEAPCPPPADCSWEAHKSLDRSSMEDYWSEMKSIEEDGHGVLEEPLERSSSDEAELEEAWLQEAGLSTLMSGGPGDGPAEALLSTLTRKQGALVRKRLDNYTQTLRKRNKQPIRHVRDVFSTPDPGFSQEQVVPISPNAHIRPKLPLWKPVEGDCRKPDCGPLRETLPFEVPYSEGVTCHRKSRDCHDCHRIRRDDLTTFQPPQPRLGLTRVRDLSSEDMKKIAYFSLIELSTFYDSLGIELKRNRSTRNKGRDTGVFGVPLTTLLENDRKIYPGCKVPVVFKKLLSKLEQTGLQAEGILRVPGSAARVKHLRQELDSRFYERRFDWEQVRHNDAAGLLKMFIRELPCPLLTQQHLPAFTAVQNIFTSRHQIQALHLLIMLLPEPNRDTLKALLEFLRKVVANEEKNRMSLSNVSMIVAPNLFISRGKSAKLEDMEGAAGTAHLVRLLITQQDLLWTVPCFLISNVRKMNEASTSKKTPTSEKTKRKLLRRWNTERDKAEKSEVSDLRDGVIRVHAPLHAKVSMAIQLESETKAKHVMAHFDCDRRSSRSSSRRQRPYMFEVGGNIGERCLDPETYLLELYRLNPTCEWIVKPRIT; via the exons GAAAGTGCGTTACCAGGGGTCAAAGAGGATGTCCTCTCCAGAGGCGCCATGCCCGCCCCCGGCGGACTGCTCGTGGGAGGCTCACAAGTCCTTGGACCGCAGCTCCATGGAAGACTACTGGAGTGAGATGAAGAGCATTGAAGAGGATGGACACGGCGTGCTGGAGGAGCCGCTGGAGAGGAGCAGCAGCGACG AGGCGGAGCTTGAGGAGGCGTGGCTTCAGGAGGCGGGACTCTCCACCCTTATGTCCGGGGGGCCCGGGGACGGCCCCGCCGAGGCCCTCCTCTCAACCCTCACGCGGAAGCAGGGGGCTCTGGTCAGGAAGCGCCTGGACAACTACACCCAGACCCTGCGCAAGAGGaacaagcagccaatcagacacgTCCGCGACGTCTTCTCCACCCCCGAT CCCGGTTTTTCTCAGGAACAGGTCGTCCCCATCTCCCCGAATGCTCACATCCGTCCTAAGCTGCCCCTCTGGAAGCCAGTGGAAG GAGATTGCCGAAAACCTGACTGCGGCCCATTACGGGAAACGCTGCCATTTGAGGTGCCCTACTCAGAGGGAGTCACCTGCCACAGGAAAAGCAGAGACTGCCACGACTGCCACAGGATCAGGAGAGATGACCTGACA ACATTTCAGCCCCCACAGCCAAGACTGGGACTGACAAGAGTGCGAGACCTGTCATCAGAAGACATGAAGAAGATCGCGTACTTCTCTCTTATCGAGCTCAGCACGTTTTACGACTCCCTGGGGATTGAGCTGAAACGGAACCGGTCGACACGCAACAAGGGCCGAG ATACCGGCGTCTTCGGAGTTCCCCTCACTACACTACTGGAAAACGACCGGAAGATATATCCCGGGTGCAAAGTCCCTGTCGTCTTCAAAAAG CTGTTGTCTAAATTGGAGCAGACGGGACTGCAAGCAGAGGGCATTCTGAGAGTGCCCGGCTCAGCCGCAAGGGTCAAG CACCTCCGGCAGGAGCTGGACTCCAGATTCTACGAGCGGCGGTTTGACTGGGAGCAGGTCCGACACAACGACGCGGCCGGCCTGCTCAAGATGTTCATCCGAGagctgccctgccccctgctgaccCAGCAGCACCTCCCGGCCTTCACTGCTGTGCAGA ATATCTTCACGTCCAGACATCAGATCCAGGCCCTGCACCTGCTCATCATGCTGCTACCGGAGCCCAACAGGGACACCCTGAAG GCTCTGCTGGAGTTCCTCAGGAAGGTGGTGGCCAACGAAGAGAAGAACCGCATGAGCCTGTCGAACGTCTCCATGATCGTGGCGCCGAACCTCTTCATCTCCCGTGGCAAGAGTGCCAAGCTGGAGGACATGGAGGGGGCCGCGGGCACAGCCCACCTGGTTCGCCTCCTCATCACCCAACAGGACCTGCTGTGGACG gtccCCTGCTTTCTGATCTCCAATGTGAGGAAGATGAACGAGGCATCCACGAGCAAGAAGACCCCCACCTCTGAGAAGACCAAGAGAAAACTGCTGCGGAGGTGGAACACCGAGCGTGACAAAGCGGAGAAAAGTGAG GTCTCTGACCTTCGTGATGGGGTCATTCGAGTCCATGCACCCCTGCATGCAAAAGTCTCCATGGCGATCCAGCTGGAGAGTGAGACGAAAGCCAAGCATGTCATGGCTCACTTCGACTGTGATAGGAG aaGTTCTCGCAGTTCCAGCAGAAGACAGCGGCCATATATGTTTGAGGTTGGAGGAAACATAG GTGAGCGCTGCTTGGATCCCGAGACATATCTTTTAGAATTATACCGTCTGAATCCCACCTGTGAATGGATCGTCAAACCAAGAATAACCTAG
- the arhgap28 gene encoding rho GTPase-activating protein 28 isoform X2, translated as MHRKVRYQGSKRMSSPEAPCPPPADCSWEAHKSLDRSSMEDYWSEMKSIEEDGHGVLEEPLERSSSDEAELEEAWLQEAGLSTLMSGGPGDGPAEALLSTLTRKQGALVRKRLDNYTQTLRKRNKQPIRHVRDVFSTPDPGFSQEQVVPISPNAHIRPKLPLWKPVEGDCRKPDCGPLRETLPFEVPYSEGVTCHRKSRDCHDCHRIRRDDLTTFQPPQPRLGLTRVRDLSSEDMKKIAYFSLIELSTFYDSLGIELKRNRSTRNKGRDTGVFGVPLTTLLENDRKIYPGCKVPVVFKKLLSKLEQTGLQAEGILRVPGSAARVKHLRQELDSRFYERRFDWEQVRHNDAAGLLKMFIRELPCPLLTQQHLPAFTAVQNIFTSRHQIQALHLLIMLLPEPNRDTLKALLEFLRKVVANEEKNRMSLSNVSMIVAPNLFISRGKSAKLEDMEGAAGTAHLVRLLITQQDLLWTVPCFLISNVRKMNEASTSKKTPTSEKTKRKLLRRWNTERDKAEKSEVSDLRDGVIRVHAPLHAKVSMAIQLESETKAKHVMAHFDCDRRSSRSSSRRQRPYMFEVGGNIGERCLDPETYLLELYRLNPTCEWIVKPRIT; from the exons GAAAGTGCGTTACCAGGGGTCAAAGAGGATGTCCTCTCCAGAGGCGCCATGCCCGCCCCCGGCGGACTGCTCGTGGGAGGCTCACAAGTCCTTGGACCGCAGCTCCATGGAAGACTACTGGAGTGAGATGAAGAGCATTGAAGAGGATGGACACGGCGTGCTGGAGGAGCCGCTGGAGAGGAGCAGCAGCGACG AGGCGGAGCTTGAGGAGGCGTGGCTTCAGGAGGCGGGACTCTCCACCCTTATGTCCGGGGGGCCCGGGGACGGCCCCGCCGAGGCCCTCCTCTCAACCCTCACGCGGAAGCAGGGGGCTCTGGTCAGGAAGCGCCTGGACAACTACACCCAGACCCTGCGCAAGAGGaacaagcagccaatcagacacgTCCGCGACGTCTTCTCCACCCCCGAT CCCGGTTTTTCTCAGGAACAGGTCGTCCCCATCTCCCCGAATGCTCACATCCGTCCTAAGCTGCCCCTCTGGAAGCCAGTGGAAG GAGATTGCCGAAAACCTGACTGCGGCCCATTACGGGAAACGCTGCCATTTGAGGTGCCCTACTCAGAGGGAGTCACCTGCCACAGGAAAAGCAGAGACTGCCACGACTGCCACAGGATCAGGAGAGATGACCTGACA ACATTTCAGCCCCCACAGCCAAGACTGGGACTGACAAGAGTGCGAGACCTGTCATCAGAAGACATGAAGAAGATCGCGTACTTCTCTCTTATCGAGCTCAGCACGTTTTACGACTCCCTGGGGATTGAGCTGAAACGGAACCGGTCGACACGCAACAAGGGCCGAG ATACCGGCGTCTTCGGAGTTCCCCTCACTACACTACTGGAAAACGACCGGAAGATATATCCCGGGTGCAAAGTCCCTGTCGTCTTCAAAAAG CTGTTGTCTAAATTGGAGCAGACGGGACTGCAAGCAGAGGGCATTCTGAGAGTGCCCGGCTCAGCCGCAAGGGTCAAG CACCTCCGGCAGGAGCTGGACTCCAGATTCTACGAGCGGCGGTTTGACTGGGAGCAGGTCCGACACAACGACGCGGCCGGCCTGCTCAAGATGTTCATCCGAGagctgccctgccccctgctgaccCAGCAGCACCTCCCGGCCTTCACTGCTGTGCAGA ATATCTTCACGTCCAGACATCAGATCCAGGCCCTGCACCTGCTCATCATGCTGCTACCGGAGCCCAACAGGGACACCCTGAAG GCTCTGCTGGAGTTCCTCAGGAAGGTGGTGGCCAACGAAGAGAAGAACCGCATGAGCCTGTCGAACGTCTCCATGATCGTGGCGCCGAACCTCTTCATCTCCCGTGGCAAGAGTGCCAAGCTGGAGGACATGGAGGGGGCCGCGGGCACAGCCCACCTGGTTCGCCTCCTCATCACCCAACAGGACCTGCTGTGGACG gtccCCTGCTTTCTGATCTCCAATGTGAGGAAGATGAACGAGGCATCCACGAGCAAGAAGACCCCCACCTCTGAGAAGACCAAGAGAAAACTGCTGCGGAGGTGGAACACCGAGCGTGACAAAGCGGAGAAAAGTGAG GTCTCTGACCTTCGTGATGGGGTCATTCGAGTCCATGCACCCCTGCATGCAAAAGTCTCCATGGCGATCCAGCTGGAGAGTGAGACGAAAGCCAAGCATGTCATGGCTCACTTCGACTGTGATAGGAG aaGTTCTCGCAGTTCCAGCAGAAGACAGCGGCCATATATGTTTGAGGTTGGAGGAAACATAG GTGAGCGCTGCTTGGATCCCGAGACATATCTTTTAGAATTATACCGTCTGAATCCCACCTGTGAATGGATCGTCAAACCAAGAATAACCTAG
- the arhgap28 gene encoding rho GTPase-activating protein 28 isoform X3, giving the protein MSSPEAPCPPPADCSWEAHKSLDRSSMEDYWSEMKSIEEDGHGVLEEPLERSSSDEAELEEAWLQEAGLSTLMSGGPGDGPAEALLSTLTRKQGALVRKRLDNYTQTLRKRNKQPIRHVRDVFSTPDPGFSQEQVVPISPNAHIRPKLPLWKPVEGDCRKPDCGPLRETLPFEVPYSEGVTCHRKSRDCHDCHRIRRDDLTTFQPPQPRLGLTRVRDLSSEDMKKIAYFSLIELSTFYDSLGIELKRNRSTRNKGRDTGVFGVPLTTLLENDRKIYPGCKVPVVFKKLLSKLEQTGLQAEGILRVPGSAARVKHLRQELDSRFYERRFDWEQVRHNDAAGLLKMFIRELPCPLLTQQHLPAFTAVQNIFTSRHQIQALHLLIMLLPEPNRDTLKALLEFLRKVVANEEKNRMSLSNVSMIVAPNLFISRGKSAKLEDMEGAAGTAHLVRLLITQQDLLWTVPCFLISNVRKMNEASTSKKTPTSEKTKRKLLRRWNTERDKAEKSEVSDLRDGVIRVHAPLHAKVSMAIQLESETKAKHVMAHFDCDRRSSRSSSRRQRPYMFEVGGNIGERCLDPETYLLELYRLNPTCEWIVKPRIT; this is encoded by the exons ATGTCCTCTCCAGAGGCGCCATGCCCGCCCCCGGCGGACTGCTCGTGGGAGGCTCACAAGTCCTTGGACCGCAGCTCCATGGAAGACTACTGGAGTGAGATGAAGAGCATTGAAGAGGATGGACACGGCGTGCTGGAGGAGCCGCTGGAGAGGAGCAGCAGCGACG AGGCGGAGCTTGAGGAGGCGTGGCTTCAGGAGGCGGGACTCTCCACCCTTATGTCCGGGGGGCCCGGGGACGGCCCCGCCGAGGCCCTCCTCTCAACCCTCACGCGGAAGCAGGGGGCTCTGGTCAGGAAGCGCCTGGACAACTACACCCAGACCCTGCGCAAGAGGaacaagcagccaatcagacacgTCCGCGACGTCTTCTCCACCCCCGAT CCCGGTTTTTCTCAGGAACAGGTCGTCCCCATCTCCCCGAATGCTCACATCCGTCCTAAGCTGCCCCTCTGGAAGCCAGTGGAAG GAGATTGCCGAAAACCTGACTGCGGCCCATTACGGGAAACGCTGCCATTTGAGGTGCCCTACTCAGAGGGAGTCACCTGCCACAGGAAAAGCAGAGACTGCCACGACTGCCACAGGATCAGGAGAGATGACCTGACA ACATTTCAGCCCCCACAGCCAAGACTGGGACTGACAAGAGTGCGAGACCTGTCATCAGAAGACATGAAGAAGATCGCGTACTTCTCTCTTATCGAGCTCAGCACGTTTTACGACTCCCTGGGGATTGAGCTGAAACGGAACCGGTCGACACGCAACAAGGGCCGAG ATACCGGCGTCTTCGGAGTTCCCCTCACTACACTACTGGAAAACGACCGGAAGATATATCCCGGGTGCAAAGTCCCTGTCGTCTTCAAAAAG CTGTTGTCTAAATTGGAGCAGACGGGACTGCAAGCAGAGGGCATTCTGAGAGTGCCCGGCTCAGCCGCAAGGGTCAAG CACCTCCGGCAGGAGCTGGACTCCAGATTCTACGAGCGGCGGTTTGACTGGGAGCAGGTCCGACACAACGACGCGGCCGGCCTGCTCAAGATGTTCATCCGAGagctgccctgccccctgctgaccCAGCAGCACCTCCCGGCCTTCACTGCTGTGCAGA ATATCTTCACGTCCAGACATCAGATCCAGGCCCTGCACCTGCTCATCATGCTGCTACCGGAGCCCAACAGGGACACCCTGAAG GCTCTGCTGGAGTTCCTCAGGAAGGTGGTGGCCAACGAAGAGAAGAACCGCATGAGCCTGTCGAACGTCTCCATGATCGTGGCGCCGAACCTCTTCATCTCCCGTGGCAAGAGTGCCAAGCTGGAGGACATGGAGGGGGCCGCGGGCACAGCCCACCTGGTTCGCCTCCTCATCACCCAACAGGACCTGCTGTGGACG gtccCCTGCTTTCTGATCTCCAATGTGAGGAAGATGAACGAGGCATCCACGAGCAAGAAGACCCCCACCTCTGAGAAGACCAAGAGAAAACTGCTGCGGAGGTGGAACACCGAGCGTGACAAAGCGGAGAAAAGTGAG GTCTCTGACCTTCGTGATGGGGTCATTCGAGTCCATGCACCCCTGCATGCAAAAGTCTCCATGGCGATCCAGCTGGAGAGTGAGACGAAAGCCAAGCATGTCATGGCTCACTTCGACTGTGATAGGAG aaGTTCTCGCAGTTCCAGCAGAAGACAGCGGCCATATATGTTTGAGGTTGGAGGAAACATAG GTGAGCGCTGCTTGGATCCCGAGACATATCTTTTAGAATTATACCGTCTGAATCCCACCTGTGAATGGATCGTCAAACCAAGAATAACCTAG